The Streptomyces tendae genome has a window encoding:
- a CDS encoding xanthine dehydrogenase family protein molybdopterin-binding subunit codes for MSNETATAQAAGTAAPEQEAVPRGLGASLPAADARAKTEGTFPYAADLWAEGLLWAAVLRSPHPHARIKSIDTTHAREMPGVRAVVTHEDVPGTPVLGRGTADRPVFASEVVRHHGEPLAAVAADHPDTARMAAAAVIVEYEVLDPVTDPEQAFEAEPLHPDGNLIRHIPLRHGDPEAAGEVVVEGLYRIGRQDPAPIGAEAGLAVPRPDGGVELYLASTDPHGDRDTAAAAFGLQQDQVKIVVTGVPGATADREDQSFQLPLGLLALKTGCPVKLAATREESFLGHTHRHPTLLRYRHHADAEGKLVKVEAQILLDAGAYAGTSSDALAAAVAFACGPYVVPHAFIEGWAVRTNNPPSGHVRGEGAMQVCAAYEAQMDKLAKKLGLDPAEVRLRNVMATGDVLPTGQTVTCPAPVAELLEAVREFPLPPLPKDTPEDEWLLPGGPEGAGEPGAVRRGVGYGLGMVHMLGAEGADEVSTATVRVQGGVATVLCAAVETGQGFSTLARQIVQETLGIDEVHVVPVDTDQPPAGAGCRGRHTWVSGGAVERAAKMVRTQLLQPLAHKFGMSTELLQITDGKITSYDGVLSTTVTEALDGKELWATAQCRPHPTEPLDEAGQGDAFVGISFCAIRAVVDVDIELGSVRVVELAVAQDVGRVLNPAQLAARIEAGVTQGLGAALTENLRTPRGLIRHPDLTGYALPTALDAPDIRIVKLVEERDVVAPFGAKSVSAVPVVTSPAAIASAVRAATGRPVNRLPIRPQAAVVTAG; via the coding sequence GTGAGCAACGAGACAGCCACCGCGCAGGCCGCCGGGACGGCGGCCCCCGAGCAGGAGGCCGTCCCGCGCGGACTCGGCGCCTCCCTCCCGGCAGCCGACGCCCGCGCCAAGACCGAGGGCACCTTCCCCTACGCCGCCGACCTGTGGGCCGAAGGGCTGCTGTGGGCCGCCGTGCTGCGCTCGCCGCACCCGCACGCGCGCATCAAGTCGATCGACACCACGCACGCGCGCGAGATGCCCGGCGTCCGCGCGGTCGTCACCCACGAGGACGTCCCGGGCACCCCGGTCCTCGGCCGCGGCACCGCCGACCGCCCGGTCTTCGCCTCCGAGGTCGTACGCCACCACGGTGAACCGCTGGCCGCCGTCGCCGCCGACCACCCCGACACCGCGCGGATGGCCGCCGCCGCCGTCATCGTCGAGTACGAGGTGCTCGACCCGGTGACCGACCCCGAGCAGGCCTTCGAGGCCGAGCCGCTGCACCCCGACGGCAACCTGATCCGGCACATCCCGCTGCGCCACGGCGACCCCGAGGCGGCCGGTGAGGTCGTCGTCGAGGGCCTGTACCGCATCGGCCGTCAGGACCCCGCCCCCATAGGAGCCGAGGCCGGACTCGCCGTGCCCCGCCCGGACGGCGGGGTCGAGCTGTACCTGGCGTCCACCGACCCGCACGGCGACCGGGACACCGCGGCCGCCGCGTTCGGTCTGCAGCAGGACCAGGTCAAGATCGTCGTCACCGGGGTGCCCGGCGCCACCGCCGACCGCGAGGACCAGAGCTTCCAGCTCCCCCTCGGCCTGCTCGCGCTGAAGACCGGCTGCCCGGTGAAGCTCGCGGCCACGCGCGAGGAGTCCTTCCTCGGCCATACCCACCGCCACCCCACCCTGCTGCGCTACCGCCACCACGCCGACGCCGAGGGCAAGCTGGTCAAGGTCGAGGCGCAGATCCTGCTCGACGCGGGCGCCTACGCCGGCACCTCCTCCGACGCCCTGGCCGCCGCCGTCGCCTTCGCGTGCGGCCCGTACGTCGTCCCGCACGCCTTCATCGAGGGCTGGGCGGTGCGCACCAACAACCCGCCCTCCGGCCATGTGCGCGGCGAGGGCGCGATGCAGGTCTGTGCCGCGTACGAGGCGCAGATGGACAAGCTGGCGAAGAAGCTGGGCCTGGACCCGGCCGAGGTGCGCCTGCGCAACGTGATGGCCACCGGCGACGTGCTGCCCACCGGGCAGACCGTCACCTGCCCCGCGCCGGTCGCCGAACTGCTGGAGGCCGTGCGGGAGTTCCCGCTGCCGCCGCTGCCCAAGGACACCCCCGAGGACGAGTGGCTGCTGCCCGGCGGCCCCGAGGGCGCGGGCGAACCGGGCGCGGTCCGCCGCGGCGTCGGCTACGGCCTGGGCATGGTGCACATGCTGGGCGCGGAGGGCGCCGACGAGGTGTCCACGGCCACCGTGCGCGTCCAGGGCGGCGTGGCGACCGTGCTGTGCGCGGCCGTGGAGACGGGACAGGGCTTCTCCACCCTGGCCCGGCAGATCGTCCAGGAGACCCTCGGCATCGACGAGGTGCACGTGGTGCCCGTGGACACCGACCAGCCTCCGGCCGGGGCGGGCTGCCGGGGCCGGCACACCTGGGTGTCCGGCGGGGCGGTGGAGCGCGCGGCCAAGATGGTCCGCACCCAGCTCCTCCAGCCCCTGGCGCACAAGTTCGGCATGTCCACCGAGCTGCTGCAGATCACCGACGGCAAGATCACCTCGTACGACGGCGTGCTGTCCACCACCGTCACCGAGGCGCTCGACGGCAAGGAACTGTGGGCCACCGCCCAGTGCCGCCCGCACCCCACCGAGCCGCTGGACGAGGCCGGGCAGGGTGACGCCTTCGTCGGCATCTCCTTCTGCGCGATCCGCGCGGTCGTCGACGTCGACATCGAGCTCGGCTCGGTACGGGTCGTGGAACTGGCGGTCGCCCAGGACGTGGGCCGGGTGCTCAACCCGGCTCAGCTGGCGGCGCGGATCGAGGCGGGCGTGACCCAGGGCCTGGGCGCCGCGCTCACCGAGAACCTGCGCACGCCGCGCGGCCTGATCCGCCACCCCGACCTCACCGGGTACGCCCTGCCCACGGCGCTGGACGCGCCGGACATCCGGATCGTGAAGCTGGTCGAGGAGCGGGACGTGGTCGCGCCGTTCGGCGCGAAGTCGGTCAGCGCGGTGCCGGTGGTGACCTCCCCGGCCGCCATCGCCTCGGCGGTGCGCGCCGCCACCGGCCGGCCGGTCAACCGGCTGCCGATCCGCCCGCAGGCCGCCGTGGTCACCGCCGGCTGA
- a CDS encoding carbohydrate ABC transporter permease, protein MTVPTGPGVLERSRVRVGGGFPRPRGGSRRSGTAPRPRTGRSRTPWLYLAPALVVLGGLLAYPIYQLGLISVFHYTQAQVSGGEPTTFEGFGNYAELFGDGQFWEVLLATVLFAAACVVSTLAAGCALAVLLTRVRAVPRLALMLAALGAWATPAITGSTVWLFLFDADFGPVNRVLGLGDHSWTYGRFSAFFLVLLEVVWCSFPFVMVTVYAGIRAVPSEVLEAAALDGASQGRIWRSVLAPMLRPILVVVTIQSVIWDFKVFTQIYVMTGGGGIAGQNLVLNVYAYQKAFASSQYSLGAAIGVVMLVLLLAVTLVYLRLLRRQGEEL, encoded by the coding sequence ATGACGGTGCCCACCGGGCCGGGGGTTCTCGAGCGGTCGCGGGTGCGGGTGGGTGGCGGTTTCCCGCGCCCACGCGGCGGTAGCCGCAGATCCGGTACGGCCCCGCGCCCCCGGACAGGGCGCTCCCGCACCCCCTGGTTGTATCTGGCGCCGGCGCTTGTCGTGCTCGGGGGGCTGCTCGCCTATCCGATCTATCAGCTCGGGCTGATCTCCGTCTTCCACTACACCCAGGCGCAGGTCAGTGGCGGGGAGCCGACCACCTTCGAGGGGTTCGGGAACTACGCCGAGCTGTTCGGGGACGGGCAGTTCTGGGAGGTGCTGCTGGCCACCGTGCTGTTCGCGGCGGCCTGTGTCGTCTCCACCCTGGCCGCGGGCTGCGCGCTCGCCGTGCTGCTCACCCGGGTGCGGGCGGTGCCGCGGCTCGCGCTGATGCTGGCCGCGCTCGGCGCCTGGGCCACCCCGGCGATCACCGGGTCCACGGTGTGGCTGTTCCTCTTCGACGCCGACTTCGGGCCCGTCAACCGGGTGCTCGGCCTCGGCGACCACTCCTGGACGTACGGGCGGTTCAGCGCCTTCTTCCTGGTGCTGCTCGAAGTGGTGTGGTGTTCCTTCCCGTTCGTGATGGTCACGGTCTACGCCGGCATCCGCGCCGTACCGTCCGAGGTGCTGGAGGCCGCCGCGCTCGACGGGGCCTCGCAAGGGCGGATCTGGCGCTCCGTGCTCGCGCCGATGCTCCGGCCGATCCTGGTGGTCGTCACCATCCAGTCGGTCATCTGGGACTTCAAGGTCTTCACGCAGATCTACGTCATGACGGGCGGCGGCGGCATCGCGGGACAGAACCTGGTGCTCAACGTCTACGCCTACCAGAAGGCGTTCGCGTCCTCGCAGTACAGCCTGGGCGCCGCGATCGGCGTGGTGATGCTGGTGCTCCTGCTCGCCGTGACACTGGTCTACCTGCGGCTGCTGCGCCGCCAGGGGGAGGAACTGTGA
- a CDS encoding carbohydrate ABC transporter permease has translation MNLVRGFIRRPGRTAAEVTALVVAAVVAFPLYWMVLSAFKPAGEIQSSEPRPWTLAPTLGSFRRVFGQQDFGRYFLNSVVVAVAVVIASALIAFLAATAVTRFRFRLRTTLLIMFLVAQMVPVEALTIPLFFVMRDLGQLNTLWSLILPHIAFSLPFAIWMLRGFVKGVPEALEEAAYIDGASRARFLWQILFPLVLPGLVATSVFSFISAWNDFLFAKSFIISDISRSTLPMALLVFYKPDDPDWGGVMAASTVMTIPVLVFFVLVQRRLVSGLGGAVKD, from the coding sequence GTGAATCTTGTGCGCGGGTTCATCCGCCGCCCGGGGCGCACGGCGGCCGAGGTGACCGCCCTGGTGGTCGCCGCCGTGGTGGCGTTCCCGCTGTACTGGATGGTGCTGAGCGCCTTCAAACCGGCCGGCGAGATCCAGTCGAGCGAGCCGCGTCCCTGGACACTCGCGCCCACGCTCGGCTCGTTCCGGCGGGTGTTCGGGCAGCAGGATTTCGGCCGTTACTTCCTCAACAGTGTCGTCGTCGCGGTCGCCGTGGTGATCGCCTCCGCGCTGATCGCGTTTCTCGCCGCGACCGCCGTGACGCGATTCCGGTTCCGTTTGCGGACCACCCTGCTGATCATGTTTCTGGTGGCCCAGATGGTGCCGGTGGAGGCGCTGACCATCCCCCTGTTCTTCGTGATGCGGGATCTCGGTCAGCTGAACACGCTCTGGTCGTTGATCCTGCCGCACATCGCCTTCTCGCTGCCGTTCGCGATCTGGATGCTCAGGGGGTTCGTGAAGGGTGTTCCGGAGGCCCTGGAGGAGGCCGCGTACATCGACGGCGCGAGCCGCGCGCGCTTCCTTTGGCAGATCCTTTTCCCGCTCGTTCTGCCGGGCCTCGTGGCCACCAGCGTGTTCTCCTTCATCTCCGCCTGGAACGACTTCCTGTTCGCCAAGTCGTTCATCATCAGCGACATCTCCCGGTCGACCCTGCCGATGGCGCTGCTGGTGTTCTACAAACCCGACGACCCGGACTGGGGCGGCGTCATGGCGGCGTCCACGGTGATGACGATTCCGGTACTGGTCTTCTTCGTACTCGTACAGCGGCGTCTGGTCTCCGGACTGGGCGGCGCGGTAAAGGACTGA
- a CDS encoding beta-N-acetylhexosaminidase, whose amino-acid sequence MPTSLIPAPRGVVTGTGEVRLTEHSRLDAGAGTEGVGRWLGGVLRAATGLPWHEGTAASGAWDGIRLAPAPGLGPEEYRLVSDGAGVLVEGGDAAGVFRGAQTLRQLLGPDAYRRAPVRRDRTWTVPYVTIEDAPRFRWRGLMLDVARHFMPKDGVLRYLDLMAAHKLNVLHLHLTDDQGWRIEIRRHPRLTEVGSWRARTKIGHRASPLWDDRPHGGHYTQDDIREIVAYAAERHISVVPEIDVPGHSQAAIAAYPELGNSDVVDTTALNVWDTWGINPNVLAPTEDTLRFYEGVLEEVLELFPADAGPFSPFVHIGGDECVKDQWRASATARKQIESLGLADEDALQSWFIAHFDGWLAERGRRLIGWDEILEGGLAPGAAVSSWRGYAGGVAAARAGHDVVMCPEQQVYLDHRQDAGPGEPVPIGYVRTLEDVYRFEPVPAELTPGERARVLGTQANVWTEVMEDQGRVDYQVFPRLAALCEVAWSVLPAPAERDFAGFERRMTAHYRRLDALGVAYRPPTGPHPWQRRPGVLGRPIEGAPPAV is encoded by the coding sequence ATGCCGACTTCACTGATTCCGGCGCCCCGCGGCGTCGTCACCGGCACCGGCGAGGTGCGCCTGACGGAACACTCCCGGCTGGACGCCGGCGCCGGCACGGAGGGTGTCGGGCGCTGGCTGGGCGGCGTGCTGCGGGCGGCCACCGGGCTGCCCTGGCACGAGGGGACGGCGGCCTCCGGTGCGTGGGACGGCATCCGTCTCGCGCCGGCCCCGGGGCTGGGTCCGGAGGAGTACCGCCTCGTCAGCGACGGTGCGGGCGTCCTCGTCGAGGGCGGTGACGCGGCGGGCGTCTTCCGGGGCGCCCAGACGCTGCGGCAGCTCCTCGGGCCCGACGCGTACCGCAGGGCACCGGTGCGCCGCGACCGGACGTGGACGGTGCCGTACGTGACGATCGAGGACGCGCCCCGTTTCCGGTGGCGCGGGCTGATGCTGGATGTCGCCCGGCACTTCATGCCGAAGGACGGCGTGCTGCGGTATCTCGATCTGATGGCCGCGCACAAACTCAATGTCCTCCATCTGCATCTGACGGACGACCAGGGCTGGCGCATCGAGATCCGCCGCCACCCGAGGCTCACCGAGGTCGGCTCCTGGCGCGCCCGCACCAAAATCGGCCACCGCGCCTCGCCGCTGTGGGACGACCGGCCGCACGGCGGTCACTACACCCAGGACGACATCCGCGAGATCGTCGCCTACGCCGCCGAACGCCATATCAGCGTGGTCCCGGAAATCGACGTGCCCGGGCACTCGCAGGCCGCGATCGCCGCGTATCCGGAACTCGGCAACTCCGATGTCGTCGACACCACCGCCCTGAACGTCTGGGACACCTGGGGCATCAATCCGAACGTCCTCGCCCCCACGGAGGACACCCTGCGCTTCTACGAAGGGGTGCTGGAGGAAGTCCTGGAACTGTTCCCCGCCGACGCCGGTCCGTTCTCGCCGTTCGTGCACATCGGCGGCGACGAATGCGTCAAGGACCAGTGGCGCGCCTCGGCCACCGCGCGCAAGCAGATCGAGTCCCTCGGGCTCGCGGACGAGGACGCCCTGCAGTCCTGGTTCATCGCGCACTTCGACGGCTGGCTCGCCGAACGCGGGCGCAGGCTGATCGGCTGGGACGAGATCCTGGAGGGCGGACTGGCGCCGGGCGCGGCCGTGTCGTCCTGGCGCGGCTACGCGGGCGGGGTCGCCGCGGCCCGCGCCGGGCACGACGTGGTCATGTGCCCCGAGCAGCAGGTCTACCTGGACCACCGTCAGGACGCGGGCCCCGGCGAACCGGTGCCGATCGGCTACGTGCGCACCCTGGAGGACGTCTACCGCTTCGAGCCCGTCCCGGCGGAGCTGACGCCCGGGGAGCGGGCGCGGGTGCTGGGCACCCAGGCCAACGTGTGGACCGAGGTGATGGAGGACCAGGGACGCGTCGACTACCAGGTGTTCCCGCGGCTCGCCGCGCTGTGCGAGGTCGCGTGGAGCGTGCTCCCGGCTCCGGCCGAGCGGGACTTCGCCGGCTTCGAGCGGCGGATGACCGCGCACTACCGGCGCCTGGACGCCCTGGGCGTCGCCTACCGCCCGCCCACCGGACCCCACCCGTGGCAACGCCGCCCGGGCGTCCTGGGCCGCCCGATCGAGGGAGCGCCCCCGGCCGTGTGA
- a CDS encoding FAD binding domain-containing protein: MSTHAPQAAQAVTLPTTLDEAVAALTAMPAAVPVAGGTDLMAAVNSGQLRPAALVGLGKISEIRGWQYLDGHALLGAGLTHARMGRPDFAALIPALAAAARAAGPPHIRNAGTLGGNIASAAPTGDALPVLAALEATLVVAGPAGARREVPVSHLLAGMDLLRPGELIGYVRVPLLHAPQVFLKATGRTGPGRAVASVALVLDPARRGVRCAVGAIAPMPLRPLEAEQWVAQLIDWDNNRAIVPEALTAFGEYVAAACIPDAAPGEDGAVPPLPPAVLHLRRTVAALARRALGRALS; this comes from the coding sequence TTGAGCACGCACGCACCGCAGGCGGCGCAGGCCGTGACGCTGCCCACGACGCTGGACGAAGCCGTGGCGGCGCTCACCGCCATGCCCGCCGCCGTGCCCGTCGCGGGCGGCACCGACCTCATGGCCGCCGTCAACTCCGGGCAGCTCAGGCCCGCCGCGCTGGTCGGCCTCGGCAAGATCAGCGAGATCCGCGGCTGGCAGTACCTCGACGGACACGCGCTGCTCGGCGCCGGACTCACCCACGCGCGCATGGGCCGCCCCGACTTCGCCGCCCTCATCCCGGCGCTCGCCGCCGCCGCGCGGGCCGCCGGACCCCCGCACATCCGCAACGCGGGCACCCTCGGCGGCAACATCGCCTCCGCCGCCCCCACCGGGGACGCGCTGCCCGTGCTGGCCGCCCTGGAGGCGACGCTCGTCGTCGCGGGCCCGGCCGGCGCCCGCCGCGAGGTTCCGGTGTCGCACCTGCTGGCCGGCATGGACCTGCTGCGCCCCGGCGAACTCATCGGCTACGTGCGCGTCCCCCTGCTGCACGCCCCCCAGGTCTTCCTGAAGGCGACCGGACGCACCGGCCCCGGCCGCGCGGTCGCCTCCGTCGCCCTCGTGCTCGACCCCGCCCGGCGCGGGGTGCGCTGCGCGGTGGGCGCCATCGCGCCGATGCCGCTGCGGCCCCTGGAGGCCGAGCAGTGGGTCGCGCAGCTCATCGACTGGGACAACAACCGCGCGATCGTGCCCGAGGCACTGACCGCGTTCGGGGAGTACGTCGCCGCGGCCTGCATCCCCGACGCCGCCCCCGGCGAGGACGGCGCCGTCCCACCGCTGCCGCCCGCGGTACTGCACCTGCGGCGCACCGTCGCCGCGCTGGCCCGACGAGCACTGGGGAGGGCGTTGTCGTGA
- a CDS encoding 2Fe-2S iron-sulfur cluster-binding protein, whose protein sequence is MTDDQHGQGTPPGGSRWDPLPQGDYDDGATAFVNLPEGGIDALLDAMESPLAAPGHGYVPPQITVTPATTAGTDPAATGSWAAPGAPVDGAQWHDPQAGQPEPAADRFSYDPGAGGQWSYDETAAAPQHAPGQDPGQDPAPGQNATGQWSIPVAGGDLPDESGEFTASSLVEQWGSTPPATLPGGAPAPWADTQSIGRPWGPGVPGVPQEHDGHGAGHQPQDGEHGPAHEPQDPAARQHGGPDGGTAHDQQAYTGGHRGGPAREEGPEEGQPRAADPSAYDPAAPDVSAHGGPRPDEVSRPLPAEEHPDHREQPWQPGDASADGHPAEHPDSAPQGGTEPAPGAHGTPTDTGDTQAAPEPAEQPSAASAGEGTRQGPGDGASAGPDTAPADDGSGEPDAPAAAQGTDADGPDILVAPHEDHPLASYVLRVNGTDRPVTDAWIGESLLYVLRERLGLAGAKDGCSQGECGACNVQVDGRLVASCLVPAVTAAGSEVRTVEGLAQDGRPSDVQRALARCGAVQCGFCVPGIAMTVHDLLEGNPAPTELETRQALCGNLCRCSGYRGVVDAVKEVVAGREAQAEPAAADDGDTPRIPHQAGPGAGGVNPSAFGVPGPHDQSYGQDGGQA, encoded by the coding sequence GTGACCGACGACCAGCACGGACAGGGCACGCCTCCGGGCGGCAGCCGCTGGGACCCGTTGCCGCAGGGCGACTACGACGACGGTGCCACGGCCTTCGTGAACCTCCCGGAGGGCGGCATCGACGCCCTGCTGGACGCCATGGAGAGCCCCCTCGCCGCGCCCGGCCACGGTTACGTGCCGCCGCAGATAACGGTCACGCCCGCGACCACCGCGGGCACCGACCCGGCGGCGACCGGCTCCTGGGCGGCCCCCGGCGCGCCCGTCGACGGGGCCCAGTGGCACGACCCGCAGGCCGGACAGCCGGAGCCGGCGGCGGACCGCTTCAGCTACGACCCCGGCGCGGGCGGGCAGTGGAGCTACGACGAGACCGCCGCCGCGCCGCAGCACGCGCCGGGCCAGGACCCGGGTCAGGACCCCGCACCGGGGCAGAACGCCACCGGGCAGTGGTCGATCCCCGTGGCGGGCGGCGACCTGCCGGACGAGTCCGGCGAGTTCACCGCGTCGTCCCTGGTCGAACAGTGGGGCAGCACCCCCCCGGCGACCCTCCCGGGCGGCGCCCCGGCCCCCTGGGCCGACACCCAGTCCATCGGCCGGCCGTGGGGCCCCGGCGTACCGGGGGTCCCCCAGGAGCACGACGGGCACGGCGCCGGCCACCAGCCGCAGGACGGCGAGCACGGACCCGCCCACGAGCCCCAGGACCCGGCCGCTCGGCAGCACGGCGGGCCCGACGGCGGTACCGCCCACGACCAGCAGGCGTACACCGGCGGCCACCGCGGTGGTCCCGCACGCGAGGAGGGCCCCGAGGAAGGGCAGCCGCGCGCCGCGGACCCGTCCGCGTACGACCCCGCCGCCCCGGACGTGTCCGCGCACGGCGGTCCGCGTCCGGACGAGGTGTCCCGGCCGCTGCCCGCCGAGGAACACCCGGACCACCGCGAGCAGCCCTGGCAGCCCGGCGACGCGTCCGCCGACGGCCACCCGGCCGAGCACCCGGACTCCGCCCCCCAGGGCGGCACGGAGCCCGCCCCCGGGGCGCACGGGACCCCGACCGACACCGGGGACACCCAGGCGGCTCCCGAGCCCGCGGAGCAGCCCTCGGCGGCCTCCGCCGGCGAAGGCACGCGGCAGGGTCCCGGCGACGGCGCCTCCGCCGGCCCGGACACCGCACCCGCCGACGACGGTTCCGGCGAACCGGACGCCCCCGCGGCGGCGCAGGGCACCGACGCCGACGGCCCCGACATCCTCGTGGCACCCCACGAGGACCACCCCCTCGCCTCCTACGTGCTCCGCGTCAACGGCACCGACCGGCCCGTCACCGACGCCTGGATCGGCGAGTCGCTGCTCTACGTGCTGCGCGAGCGGCTCGGCCTGGCCGGCGCCAAGGACGGTTGCTCGCAGGGAGAGTGCGGCGCCTGCAACGTCCAGGTCGACGGCCGGCTCGTCGCGTCCTGCCTGGTCCCCGCCGTCACCGCGGCGGGCAGCGAGGTCCGCACCGTCGAGGGACTGGCGCAGGACGGCCGCCCCTCGGACGTGCAGCGCGCCCTCGCCCGCTGCGGCGCCGTGCAGTGCGGTTTCTGCGTCCCCGGCATCGCGATGACCGTGCACGACCTGCTGGAGGGCAACCCGGCCCCGACCGAGCTGGAGACCCGGCAGGCTCTGTGCGGCAACCTGTGCCGCTGCTCCGGCTACCGGGGCGTGGTCGACGCCGTCAAAGAGGTCGTCGCCGGACGCGAGGCGCAGGCCGAGCCGGCCGCCGCGGACGACGGCGACACCCCGCGCATCCCGCACCAGGCGGGCCCCGGCGCCGGCGGGGTGAACCCCTCGGCGTTCGGCGTCCCCGGACCGCACGACCAGTCCTACGGCCAGGACGGAGGCCAGGCGTGA
- a CDS encoding SUKH-4 family immunity protein codes for MGMADTVVARAITLTEDDLGPQVTHASTRSWLTGPGLPCDSGLFRFAELGRHGGPHTVAEATGGAADRLPPALRDQLVIGELLAPAGLETESVLLDGATGEVSTTYVHDRPDLMDCRPLAPSLPTLVRFAAATDELAGLRGQFAAYAGRYGTKAVAEASRQLLAVFEEGADGEPAPFWRMAALIRPLALVAGPGTSSGLALDLPLRLLDEEFGRGGVVRFEEVDFPSTLTHEPTRRFLRETGLPEDGFLFSLDTDQPLRTLAEYDADDCGGGIPPGLLPAHADRLVRVGHLVDDHSLVVDGATGAVLSWSEGEAVLRPLNTDISTLAFTLWLLHRERSLDEDSGHALTSDAYDQLALTMIQVLASVDPTGTTPDTDWHYWTRLFQDEAGGVL; via the coding sequence ATGGGCATGGCCGACACCGTTGTCGCGAGGGCGATCACACTCACCGAGGACGACCTCGGTCCCCAGGTCACGCACGCGTCCACGCGGAGCTGGCTGACCGGCCCCGGACTGCCCTGCGACAGCGGCCTGTTCCGCTTCGCCGAGCTGGGCCGGCACGGCGGGCCGCACACGGTCGCCGAGGCGACGGGCGGCGCCGCCGACCGGCTCCCGCCCGCCCTGCGGGACCAGCTCGTCATCGGCGAACTGCTCGCCCCGGCGGGCCTGGAGACGGAGTCGGTGCTGCTCGACGGCGCGACCGGGGAGGTCTCCACGACGTACGTGCACGACCGGCCCGACCTCATGGACTGCCGTCCGCTCGCCCCGTCCCTGCCGACCCTGGTCCGCTTCGCCGCGGCCACGGACGAACTGGCGGGACTGCGCGGCCAGTTCGCCGCCTACGCCGGCCGTTACGGCACCAAGGCGGTCGCGGAGGCCTCGCGGCAGCTGCTCGCGGTGTTCGAGGAGGGCGCGGACGGCGAGCCGGCGCCGTTCTGGCGGATGGCGGCGCTGATCCGCCCGCTCGCCCTCGTCGCGGGCCCCGGCACGTCGTCGGGCCTAGCCCTGGATCTGCCCCTGCGGCTGCTGGACGAGGAGTTCGGGCGGGGCGGTGTGGTCCGTTTCGAGGAGGTCGACTTCCCCTCGACCCTCACGCACGAGCCGACCCGCCGCTTCCTGCGCGAGACGGGCCTGCCGGAGGACGGGTTCCTGTTCTCCCTGGACACGGACCAGCCGCTGCGCACCCTCGCGGAGTACGACGCCGACGACTGCGGCGGCGGCATCCCGCCCGGTCTCCTCCCGGCCCACGCCGACCGGCTGGTACGCGTCGGACACCTGGTCGACGACCACAGTCTCGTCGTCGACGGGGCGACGGGCGCGGTACTCAGCTGGAGCGAGGGCGAGGCGGTGCTGCGCCCGCTGAACACGGACATCTCCACGCTCGCCTTCACGCTGTGGCTGCTGCACCGGGAGCGCTCCCTCGACGAGGACTCGGGCCACGCGCTCACCAGCGACGCGTACGACCAGCTGGCGCTGACGATGATCCAGGTCCTCGCCTCCGTCGACCCGACCGGCACGACCCCCGACACGGACTGGCACTACTGGACCCGCCTCTTCCAGGACGAGGCGGGCGGGGTGCTGTGA